The sequence ATGCTGAAAAGCCTAATGCTCAATATAGTAAGGAGGAACATAATAAATTTGCAAGAGAAGCAGCAAGAGATTGTATTGTTCTTTTAAAAAATGAAAATTCCCTTCTTCCTCTGAAAAAAGAAAAATTGCGAAAACATAAACTAGCTGTAATTGGAGAATATGCAAAAAATCCAAGGTATCAAGGGAATGGAAGTGCACATGTTACCCCTACAGTAATTGAAAATGGCTATGATGAAATTGTAAAACTAGTGGGTAATTCAATTAAAATCAATTATTCAAAAGGATATAATTTATTAACTAGTTCCTCTGAAAATGATAATTTACTCATAAATGAGGCACAAAAAAGCGCTGCAAAATCAGATGTTGCTATAATATTTCTCGGAACTCCAGATTCATATGATGGTGAAACTGCTGATAGGGCCAATCTTGATTTACCAGCTAATCAGGTTAAGCTAATTAAAGAGATATATAAGGTTCAAAAAAATATAATAGTTGTGATTTATAATGGTTCCCCTGTTATTTTCTCAAACTGGTATCAATATGCTAACTCTATTATTGAAGCTTGGCTTCCTGGCCAAGCAGGTGCTGGAGCTATTGCAGATATTTTATTTGGCATAGTAAATCCATCAGGAAAACTGTCCTGCACTTTTCCTATACAACTACCTGACAATCCAACCTATTTAGACTATATAAGTCCTGATAACAACTTGTTTTATAGAGAAGATATTTTTGTAGGTTATAAATACTATGATAAAAAGAACATGCAAGTTCAATTCCCATTTGGCTTTGGATTATCCTACACTTCCTTCTGTTATAGCAATTTAGAATTAAGTAAAAATGTACTAAAAGAAAATGACACTTTGGATATAAGCTTTATCATAAAAAATACAGGTTCTTACTTTGGTAAAGAAGTAGCACAACTTTATGTTCAATACAGCAAAAGTCCTATACCAAGACCTATAAAAGAATTAAAAGCCTTCTCAAAAGTGCCTCTTGCTCCTAATGAAGAAAAAAGTGTTAGCTTTACGCTTAATTCAAGAGATTTTTCCTATTATGATATTCTAACCAAAACATGGCAATTAGAAAGTGGACCTGTTCGCATTTTAGTTGGTACATCCTCTAGACATATTTGTCTAGTTGGTAATATCTATATTCAATCTTCCTACCAACCTAAAATAACTTATACAGCAGAGAATTTTGCAAGGGACTTTCTTTCAAATCCTAAAACTGAAAATATTATTCGACCACTTCTTGTTTCTATAGCCAATTTGCTAAGTAATGATAAAGCTCTAGAGCAAACAATTAGTGAATTTCTGAAAGATATGCCAATAAAGAAATGGATTGTAATAAGTCGCGGAAGCTTTACTGAAAAAATGCTAGCTGATATTATTTCTCTTGCTAACACAGAAGGATAAAAATACCCTATAGGATAGGCTTTTTAATGCCTACTCTATAGGGTACCTTTTATTTTTTTATTATATCTTTTATTTTTCTACAAACAATATCATTCATAAGTTCTTCTAATGATATTGGAATAGTCAAACTCCAATTGCTACCTCCAAATTTTCCTGGCAAATTAAATCTATATTTATTATATTCTTCATTTATTATACCCATTGCTATCAACCAATCTATAATAGAATGAATACAAAAAACTGCATTTGAGTTTATCATACTTTTCATAATACTAACAACAAAATCTTTATTGCACTTTTCAGTAACTTCTTCTTCAGAGGTAATCAATTTACGAATTTTTTGTTTTTCACCAAATGTACTATTATACTCTTTTATTAATCCTTCTACTTGCCATTGATGCCTCCCAACTCTCTTTAATAGTTCTTCTACAGAATTTACATCCTCTTTCCATATAAGTCTATTTGAATTCAATTCAGATTTTTCAAATAGCTTACCAACTAATTCATTATAATCAAACTTTAAATAATAACAATATAATTTAAACCATTCCTCTTCAACAGAACCAGCTTCATTCTCCCACCAATCAGCAAAATTAGATGTATCATGGTTTGATAATACTATCATTGTATAAAAATCATACTCTTCTGGCTTAATATATTCATTAGTATTATTCCAATCCTTTTCCCAACGTTGAAAATTAATTATTGGTATTCCAAACTCTCTTACTACTGGTGTAAAGAATGTAGTAAAAGGTCCTAGATTTTCTGCACAAAACTTTATATTGCTATTTTCTATAATGAATTTTAGTATTTTTCTTCCTCTTTCTTCCCATTCCTTATGGGTAGATGGATAGAAAAATCCATTCATTCCAAGATTCTCCCAAGGTTCATCTTTATGAATGCACCAAACTCTAAAAAAGCTTGGTGTATGATCTAATCTCATTATATTATAGAAATTCTCATTATAATCTAATCGTTGCTTCAAGAACTTAAAATTGTCTTCTATAATCCTATTCCAATTATATACCGGCTGATCTCCCCATCTCTGCCCTTTCCCATGAGAAGGTTCTTGTGGCAATCCAGAAACATAATCCATCATAAAAAATTCTCTATTGGCCCATATGTCAGAACTATCTCTTGCAACCATATAAAATAAATCTCCCATAATTTTTATATTTTTTGCATCCGCATATTTCTTGACATCACTAAACTGCACAAAAAGCTGCCATTGCATCCATTTATAAAACAATATTAATTTTTTATGCTTCTTTTCAAATATCTCTAATTCCATTGTATCATGATCTCTATAGGGCTTTTCCCACTCTTCCCATCTCTTAAATGAGAATTCATCTTTTAACGCCATAAATAACGCATAGTCATGAAGCCAATGTTTATTTTCCTCTACAAAATGAAAAAATTCTCCATCTTCTACAGAACTTTGTCTACTAAAAACATCATATAACAAATTTACCTTAGCAACTTGTACTCTATAATCTACATAGCCTGTGCCAACAGGAAATTCTCTTCTTAACTGTTCAATTTCATCAGTTAAAAATTTCTCATCAATTCCTAATAATTTATCTAATGCAATATATACAGGGTCTATTGCAAAAAAACTAAATGGTGCATATATGGAATTATAACTATGATTCATAGGTAGTAACTGTAAAATATTATTTTCTGTCTCACTACACCAATCTATCATCAATTTCAAGTCTTCAAAATCCCCTATTCCCACACTTCTTTTGGAATAAATTGAAAACAAAGGGATAAATACTCCTGTACTTTTTTGTAATTCTTGTACACACTGCAATTTTACCCCTCCATAACTCTCTTTATTTCATCACACAAGTCTTTCTGAAAAAGTCTTTCTATATTTATTGGTAATGTCATTGTCCAATTCTTTCCACTAACTGTTCCTGGGGTATTAAAACGATATCGATTATAATCTTTCTCTATAATTCCTAACAAACATAAATAATCTATTATAGAGGAAATTGACCAAACTGCATTACTGTCTTTTAAAGTTTTCATAATAGCTTTCATAATTTCTTTATCACAACTTTCCCTCATAGTACCACTCAAATTCATAATATTCCATAACTTTTCTTTCTCAAATGAATAATTACTATAATCATTAACTAACTCAGCAACTTCATCCTTATTTTTATGCAATTTGCTTAGCAAACCTTCCATTGAATCTATAGAAGATTTCCACCTTAGTTTATTATCATTTGAAAGCTCACTATCAAATAATTGAATTTTCATTTCATCATAATCCAAATTATAATATTGACATAATTGACTAAACCTTGAAGTATCTATTCTCCCCGCCTCATTTTCCCACCAATCAGCAAAATTAGAAGTATCATGATTTGATAAAGTTAAGACCGTAAGAGGATTATAATCTTGAGGCAAAATAAAATTATGAGTTATATCCCAATCTTTTTCCCATCGATGAAAGCATATTGGTGGAATGCCCAATTTTCTTATTATCGGAGTATATTCACCGCATAAAGGGGCAAGATTTTCTGCACAAATTAACATTCTAGTGCTTTGTTGAATAACTTCCAATAACGTTTCTCCTTGTTCTTCCCACACACTGGAATCCTCTGGATAAAAAAAGCCATTTAAACCTTCATCCTCTTGTGAAGCTTCCCTTTTAACACACCACATTCTAAATACTGAAGCAGCAGTATCAAGGCGTACTATATCATAAAAATTCTCATTATATTTGAATCGCTGCTTAATTAATTCATAATCATCATCTATGATATTCTTCCAATTGTACATAGATTGATTTCCCCATCTTTGCCCCTTAGGGCACATTGGCTCGGGAGGCAATCCAGGCACAAGATCAATTCTAAAATACTTTCTTAAATTCCATACATCTGCACTATCCCTGCCAACTATAAAAAACATATCTCCCATTACTAGAACATTCTTCGAATTAGCATATAACTTTACAGCTTTAAGTTGTTCATATAATTGCCACTGAATCCACTTGAAAAACATTATCCTATCGCTATGCTCATTAGAGAACTGTTTTATTCTTTCCTCATCCTTATCTCTAAAGCACTCATCCCAATCTTCCCAAGTTTCTTGGCAATAATCAAACTTTAATGTAGTATATAAACAATAATATTCAATCCAATATTTATTTTCCTCAATAAATTTCTTAAAATCATTGCATTCTAATTCCATTAAATTCATCTGTTTATATACTTTGTACAAAAGATTTATTTTTGCATGCTTAACCTCATAATCTATATATCCTCTGCCTGTAGGAAAGTTTCTCTTTATTTCTTCTATGCCATCTCTAACCAAATCTTCTGGTACTCCTATAAGTTTATCTAATGCAATATATACTGGATCTAATGCAAAGAAGCTAAATGGAGCATATGGGGAATTATGAAAATCATTTAATGGCATTAATTGAAGAATTTTATTACTTGTACGTTCACACCAGTCAACTATTAGCTTTAAATCTTCAAAATCTCCGCTTCCCATACTTCTAGTAGAATATATACTAAATAGAGGAACTAAAACCCCCATTCTTTTTTCAGATCCCATAGTTCTCCACTTTTCTTCTGAATAATAATTTTCTATCTCTAAATCTATCAGGTTTTTCATAGTGCAAGTTCCTCTATAACACCATATCTTTCTAATAAATACTCTTTTAATATAGTCATCATCATATGATCCAAAACCATATGAATGTCTTCTACCTTTTGCATATCATCAATTGGCACATGAATATAGTTTTGAGCACATTTTTTTAATTTACCACCATTATATCCAACTAAAGCTATGGTTGCTGCCCCTTTATCATTAGCATACTGTATAGCTTGTACCACATTTTCTGAATTTCCACTTCCTGATATACCTATTACCATATCTTTTTCTGTTAGATAATTTTGAAGTTGAAATTTAAAAACTTCATTATATGCTATATCATTTGATATAGCTGTCAATGATGGAATATTATCATTTAAACATATAAATTTGAACTTCTTAGATAACTTTTCACTCACTCCTTTATTAAAATCCACAACAAAATGTGAAGCTGTTGCCGCACTGCCCCCATTCCCGAAAATATAAATTGATCCTCCTCTATCATTTACCTCTACAAGTTTATTCATAACATTATTGATTTGTTCTCTATCCATAACATCAATAACCTGCATTAATTCCTCAAAATATTTATCAATATTATCTACAAAATTCATACCATTACCTCCTCAAAATTATTTTCTAAAATACTATTTATAGCTTTTGATAAGTTTTCAGCGTAAAAATCTGGTTTAACCATATATTTATTGTCTTTTCCACCTTCTCCTGTGGCCAAAAGAATTGTCTTTAAATTTGCATTCTTCCCTGTTTGAATATCTACTGTAGTATCTCCTATAAAAAAAGACTTAGACAAATCTATATTGTATTTTCCAACTGCTTTTTCTATTAACCCAATAGCAGGTTTTCTACAATCACAATGTATCTTAAATATTTTATTTTCATCAGGAAATCCTGAATCAGGATGGTGGGGACAATAAAATATATCATCCAAATAACAGCCTTGCTCACCTAAAATTGTTTCCATTTTTCTATGAATCTCTTCCAACTGATTAATTGTACATAAATTTCTTGCAATTATAGGCTGGTTAGTTATTACTATACTTATATACTCCGAACTATTTAATAACTTTAATGCTTCAATAACATCATCTTCAATAATTAACTGATCTGGGTTGTATACTAATCCAACATATTTATTAATTGTTCCATCTCTATCAAGAAAAATTGCCTTTTGCTTAGAAGAAAGATTTCTGCTTTTTATAAAACCACTCTCCATATGCTTTTTTACAAGTTCATATCTCTCTGGTGTTCCCATATCTTTTATATATTCTGTTGTTCTATAAGCATATATTTCTTCTTTTCCAATAAGATTTAGAACAACATCCTTCTCCAAATCCTGTTTCTTGTCCTTAAGCACATAATCAATCAAATCCTTTTTAAAAATGAATATTCCTGCATTTACACAGTTATTATAAAAGAAATTTCGCTTTTCATTCTTTTTAGCAATACCTTTTACCAACTGATTTTCATCAACTATCAAAATATCACTGTCATAAGGATGATTGTTAGGATGCACAATTAATGTTCCAATTCCTCCATTAGCTTTATGAAAATCTATAAACTTGTACACATCAATATCAAAAATAATATCCCCATAAATTAATATAAAATCTTCTGTGAAAGTATTCTTAAGATAATATAAGGCTCCCGCAGTTCCTAATGGTTGATTTTCTTCAAAATACTCTATATTTACTCCAAAATTCTTTCCATCACCAAAATACTCCTTAATCTTGAATCCTAAATACCCCACAATTATTAAAATATCTTTTATTCCATAGTTTTTTAAATTTTCAATCTGATATTCCAAGATAGGTCTCTCATTTATTGTTATTAAAGGTTTAGGAATATCCTTTGTATATTCTTTTAACCGTGTTCCCATTCCCCCTGCTAAAATTACAGCCTTCATATTGTACCTCCCTTCTATTACTTATTGTTTAAACCTGTTTATATACATCAACATATTGTTCTACATATTTATCCCAACTATGATCCTCTAACATTCCATTCCTAACAACCTTTAACCAATCATCCTTCTTATGATACATTCTTATTGCCTTTCTAATTGTATAAAGCATAACTTTTGCATTATATGGCTTAAAACAAAAACCATTTCCTTCTCCAGTAAGAGGATTATATTCTTTTATGCTGTCATTTAAACCTCCTACTTGATGAACTATTGGTACAGTGCCATACCTTAATGCAATTAATTGGCCAATTCCGCAAGGTTCATAACTAGATGGCATTAGGAATAAATCAGAACCAGCATAGGCCTTATATGCAAAATCATTATCATATAAAATAAAAGCAAATTTTTGTGGATATTCCTTTGCTGCTCTTCTAAAAAATTCTTCATACATAACATCCCCATCTGATACTACTACAAATTGAATATCAGCTTTCATAATATCCTTAAATACGCTCCTTACTAAATCTAGCCCCTTTTCTGTCTTCAATCTAGAAAATAAAGAAATGATCGGGATATCTTCTCTTTCTTCAAATTTCAATTCTCGTTGTAAAAACCTCTTATTTTCATATTTTCCTTGTAAATTATAGGCATCATAATTTACAAAAATCCTTGAATCTTTTGCTGGATTATTTATTTCAGTATCTAAGCCACAAAGGACTCCATAAATATTATTACTACGACTTTTCACAGTTTTATCTAGGGTTGCTCCATATTGTTCTGTTGCAATCTCTTTCGCATAAGTTGGACTTACAGTTGTAATAATATCTGCATAACTTATTCCTGCTTTCATAAAATTAATTTGGTCATAATAATCTATATTACAATTAACCAATTCATCCCAATCCAAGTCTAAGAAAACACAATTTTCCTTATCAAAAACACCTTGATATCCCATGTTGTGTATAGTAAATAGTGTTTTTACTGACTTACTAAATCCTTTAAATTTAGTTTTCAAAAGTACTGGAATATATCCAGTGTGCCAATCCTGGCAATGTAAAATATCAGGATTAAAATCTAGGTGTGGTATAGCATGCAGAACTGCTTTACAAAAGTAGCAAAACCTTTGTACCTCATCACTATATCCATATAATTTATCTCTACTAAAAAAATAGTCTGAATTAATAAAATACATCGGTACTCCATCATAAGTACAACTCTCAACAGTACACGGATAAATTTGATCTGACATATTAATGTCTAACGATACAATATCATTTGTTTCCTTTGGGTAAGGCTTATACGGTTTATTAATTCTAGGCACAATAACTCTGGCATCAAAACCTAGTTTTATCAATTTTTTAGGAAGGGAATAATTGAATACTCCCATAGTTCCAGTTGTGAATGGATACACTTGGGAAGTAACAAACAAAATTGATTTTTTCATAGCATCCTCCTTGTATACTTTAGCAGATACAATACCTTTCTTTTACTAAAGCACTATAGAGCTGAATATATTCTTTAATATATTTATCAATTTGGAAATCTTGTGACATGCAATTTTTCTGAATATTAATCCAAACATCTTTGTTTTTATATACTTCAATAGCTCTTCTAATTGTATATAGAAGAACCTTTTCGTTTGAATACTTAAAAGAAAACCCTGTTGCATTTTTCATATCATTTTCAAAAAACTTCACAGTATCTATAAATCCACCAACTTCCTTTACTAAAGGAACTGCACCATATCTCATGGCAACAAGTTGTCCAAATCCACAGGGTTCTATTGCTGAAGGCATTAAAAATATATCTGCCCCTGCAAAACATTTATATAACATACTCTCATCAAACGGAATATATAAGAATTTATCACTATATCTTTCAGTGGCTCTTTGTAAAAATTCTTCCAATATCTCCTCTTGAAACTCTTCACATCTTGTCTTGTTTGACATAATAATCATTTGTACATTATCCTTCATAATATCTGGCAAAGAATATTGAATCAAATCTATTCCTTTTTCACAGCTTAAGTTTGAATTAAAAAATATTAGTGGTATATCATCATTAATTTCAAATCCTAACTTCTTCTGAAGCAATTTTTTATTTTGCAATTTTCCTTCAATAGAATCAATACTATAATTCACATAAATTCTCTGATCTGTCTGAGGATTATTGCTATCATTATCTATCCCTGTTAGTATCCCGCAAATATCCTCTTGTCTCATATTAATAATATTCTCTAAAGTGTTACCAAACATTTGTGAACTAATATCTTTTACATAATTAGTACTTACTGTGGTAATCTTATCAGCATATAATAATCCTGCTTTCATAAAATTAATTTGTTCATAGTAATCTAATCCTTTAGAAACAAGTTCCTCTCTTGTTATATCCAAATACCTACAGGTATCAATATCAAATATTCCTTGATTACCTATATTATTAAAAGTAAATATAGTTTTTATCTCATCATAAAAAGTGATATCTTTATATTTCTCTTTCAAAATGAACGGAATAAATGCTGTTGGCCAATCCTCACACTGTATTATCTCTGGTTTAAAATTTATTATTGGTAATGCTTTTAAAATTCCTCTACAAAAACAACTAAACTTTTCTGCTTCATTTGTTTGATCATAGATATTATCCATATCAAAATATTCAGGCATATCTAAAGCATAAATTTTAATGCCTTCATATTCACTTTCTTTTATTTCTGCCTCAATTTCAATATCTCCAATATTCAATGCTATATCATCTATTGCAATAAATTCTTGAATGCAAATCCTCTGTGTCTTCCTATCCATTGGGATAAAAATTCTAATATCGACTCCTAATTCTTTTAACTTCTTTATTACTTGAAAATTCAATGCATTTGTATTAAAAATATTTAATTGTGCAGCTGCAACAAGTACTGAATTACTCATACAAAACACCCCTATTATAAGTTTTCAACAGTCTTATATTTTATAAAGCTACAGTGATCATCAGAATTAAGTATAATTCTGCTTCCATACTTATCATAGGTTACTGGTAACTCTTTATATTGTTTTAAAGCTTTTCTTACTTTTTGTTGTTTTTCTAACGGACATAAAAATAAGAAAAATCCACCCCCGCCTGCACCTAATAACTTTCCTCCATATGCTCCAGCTTTTTTAGCAATATCGTACATTGAATTTATTTCATCATTGTGTATTTTCTTAGATAACTTCTTCTTTTCCTGCCAACTGACATCTAACATAGCTCCTATCTTGCAGATATCTGGATTCATAAAATCCTGTTGGCAATTCAGTGCAAATTCTTTTAATCTATTTAAAGTATTTATTTCACTATTAATATTTTTCTTTTGATCACTCAATACTGAAGATGCTCTTCGTGTAATTCCTGTATAAAACATCATAGTATGCATGTTTAGGATCTTATAAATTTCATTTGAAATGTTTGCATCTTCAACCTCTACAGTATCATCTTTTGAAAAGAAATACTTCTTAAAGCCACCAAAAGCTGCAGCATATTGATCTTGTTTGCCAATTGGTTCTCCTAATATATCAATCTCAATACTGCATGCTAATTTAGCCAAATCATCTTGACTTTTACATTCACCTTTATATGCAAATAAAGCGTTTAACAAACCAACAGTAAAAGAACTTGAAGATCCCAATCCACTTCCTTCAGATGGAATATCAGACATACTTGTAATTTCAATTCCTTTGGTAATACCTGTTATTTTCAATGCTTCCTTTATAATTTCATGCTCAATTTTATTAATATCATCAACTTCTTCATGCTTAAAATAGTTTAAGACAATCTTATTATCATACCTTGATTTCACTATTACATAGATATATTTATCTATAGTTGCACTAAAAACAGCGCCTCCACATTTACTGTAGTAATCCTTAATATCTGTTCCGCCTCCAAAAAAACTAACTCTCAAAGGTGTTTTACTAATAATCATTCTCATCTCTCCTCAAATAACATAATTATTAAACTGCTATATTTTTAAATTGTAATTCATGAAGTTTTTTATATAAGCCTCCATTGTTTATAAGTTCTTCATGTTTCCCACACTCAACAATTTTTCCCTTTGCTACTACATAAATTTTATCCGCATTCTCAATAGTGGATAATCTATGAGCAATCACAATAACAGTCCTTCCTCTCATCAATGATTCAAGTGCAATTTGAACTTGATTCTCTGATTCTGAGTCTAAGGAAGATGTTGCTTCATCTAGAAGCAAAATAGGTGCATTTTTCAAAAAGGCTCTTGCAATAGCAATACGCTGCCTTTGCCCTCCTGACAAACGAGCCCCTCTCTCTCCAATCTGGGTATTATAGCCTTCAGGCTGATTTAAAATAAATTCGTGTGCATTAGCTGCTATAGCTGCTTCTATAACGTCTTGCTGTGATGCATTTCTTTTTCCATAACGTATATTTTCTTCAATTGTTCCATCAAATAGATATGTGTCTTGAGGAACATATGACATTAAATTCCTTAGTTCTGGCAGGGTATATGAATTTATAGATTTACCACAAACTTCTATACTCCCATTATTGACTGTATAAAATCCAAGCAATATTTTTATTATTGTGCTCTTTCCACAACCACTTGACCCAACTAGTGCCACTTTTTGATTTATCGGAACAGAAATATTAAAATTATTTAATACTACTTTTTCAGATGAATACTGGAACACTACATTCCTCATTTCAATTGCATTGCTTCCTATACTTTGACTATGCATATTTTCTATTTGACTTTCTATAGGTTCATCTAAAAGTTCAAAAAGACGACTTGCTCCTGCTAAAACTCTTTGAAATTCTGTTATTAAACTCCCTGCTTGAAAAAACATAAAGCTAATATTGCCTTGAAGTTTAATAAAAGCCATAACTGTACCAAAATCTGTGTTCTTTTTAAGTGCCATCATTCCGCCTATAATTACAATTCCTATAAAACTCAACCCACCTATAATTGAATTAATACTATCTAAAACAGCATACTTTCTAGTTCTAACAACAATTAAATCTTTTATATTGTCATTTGATTTATTATATTTTTTTAGTATTAGATCTTCTAAGTGAAACAGTTTAATGAGTTGAATTCCTGAAAATAAATCAGATATAAGCTCTGTCATCTTTCCATAACCTTGTTGAATTTTATCATTAATATTTCTAAATGAATTTGCAAAACAAGTATTTATATAGAATGTAATTATTCCAAGTCCTATAGTATAAAGTGCTATCTTCCAATTCAACGCAAACATAGATATTGCTGCTGAAACTCCAACTATAATAGCGTAAAGCATCCCGCTTATTCCATCTGCATAGATATATTCAATATTATTAAGATCATTGGTCATCCTTGAAAGAGTATCCCCACTGTGCCTTCTTTCAAATTGATTTATTGGTAAACACTCCATATGAAAAAATGTTTTTTGCCTTATTTCAGTCATTGTATATCTGATACACTTGTTATACATATAAGTTAATGATGTACATATAAAACTTGCTATTGTTAAAGTTACAAGTGCAATAATTATAGATTTTACTAAAAGAGTTATATCTCTATTTACCGCACTATTTACCATGTCCTTATAAATAAATGCCATAACTATATTTAGTCCTAATGCAGCAGATAAATTATTTCCTATTACCCCTATACTATATTTCAACATCCTTGGTCTCATAAAACTCATTATTCTTCTTAACTCATTTATACCTTTAAACTTTTTCATACACATGCATCTTCCCCCTCTTGTGGTAAAGAAAATTGTTTGTAATAAAGACGTCTATATAAATCATTTTTTTCTATGAGTTCCTTATGAGTTCCATATCCAACCACATTTCCTTCATTCATAACTATAATCTCATCAGCATTTTCTACTGTAGATAACCTGTGAGCAATAATTAATACAGTTCTATCTTTCAAAAATCTTTCCAATCCAACCTTAACCATTCTTTCAGATTTAACATCCAAAGCTGATGTAGGTTCATCCAATAATACAATAGGACTATCCTTTAATATTGCTCTTGCTATGGCGATACGTTGTCTCTGCCCACCTGATAAGGTTGCACCTCGTTCACCTATAATTGTTTCATAACCATTAGATAATTTACTTATAAATTCATGTGCATTAGCTGCTTTAGCTGCTTCAATTACTTCTTCCTTGGTTGCTCCTATTCTTCCAAAAGATATATTTTCATATATTGAACAAGGAAATAAAATTGTGTCTTGAGACATAAATGAAATTTGCTTTCTAATTCCTTTTAAACTCCAATATTTCATGCTCTCACCATATATCTTTATTTCGCCTTCATAATGTTCATAAAAACCACATAATAGTTTACAAACCGTGCTTTTACCACTACCACTAGAACCAACTAATGCTGTAACCTTTCCTTTTTTTAAGCATAGATTTAGTTTATT comes from Clostridium sp. TW13 and encodes:
- a CDS encoding beta-glucosidase family protein — its product is MDIDNLVNQLTLDEKASLCSGSEKNMWQTEAIERLGIPSITMTDGPYGVVKRLSGFSDPVPSTCFPVSCAMSSSWDINLIHNIGKAIGEECQVENVNILFAPSMNIQRSPLGGRNFEYYSEDPILSSEMASAFVKGVQSQGVGACLKHYMANNSEYLRQNINNVISEQPLNEIYLYNFERTIKNSNPYTIMTAYNKVNWEYCVKSRYLLTEILRNKFNFDGFVLSDWYGVDSIVDSLKAGLDLEMPYSYGISKKKIIDSVKNGDLDEATLNEAVKRILKIVFKVKNAEKPNAQYSKEEHNKFAREAARDCIVLLKNENSLLPLKKEKLRKHKLAVIGEYAKNPRYQGNGSAHVTPTVIENGYDEIVKLVGNSIKINYSKGYNLLTSSSENDNLLINEAQKSAAKSDVAIIFLGTPDSYDGETADRANLDLPANQVKLIKEIYKVQKNIIVVIYNGSPVIFSNWYQYANSIIEAWLPGQAGAGAIADILFGIVNPSGKLSCTFPIQLPDNPTYLDYISPDNNLFYREDIFVGYKYYDKKNMQVQFPFGFGLSYTSFCYSNLELSKNVLKENDTLDISFIIKNTGSYFGKEVAQLYVQYSKSPIPRPIKELKAFSKVPLAPNEEKSVSFTLNSRDFSYYDILTKTWQLESGPVRILVGTSSRHICLVGNIYIQSSYQPKITYTAENFARDFLSNPKTENIIRPLLVSIANLLSNDKALEQTISEFLKDMPIKKWIVISRGSFTEKMLADIISLANTEG
- a CDS encoding 4-alpha-glucanotransferase; this encodes MQCVQELQKSTGVFIPLFSIYSKRSVGIGDFEDLKLMIDWCSETENNILQLLPMNHSYNSIYAPFSFFAIDPVYIALDKLLGIDEKFLTDEIEQLRREFPVGTGYVDYRVQVAKVNLLYDVFSRQSSVEDGEFFHFVEENKHWLHDYALFMALKDEFSFKRWEEWEKPYRDHDTMELEIFEKKHKKLILFYKWMQWQLFVQFSDVKKYADAKNIKIMGDLFYMVARDSSDIWANREFFMMDYVSGLPQEPSHGKGQRWGDQPVYNWNRIIEDNFKFLKQRLDYNENFYNIMRLDHTPSFFRVWCIHKDEPWENLGMNGFFYPSTHKEWEERGRKILKFIIENSNIKFCAENLGPFTTFFTPVVREFGIPIINFQRWEKDWNNTNEYIKPEEYDFYTMIVLSNHDTSNFADWWENEAGSVEEEWFKLYCYYLKFDYNELVGKLFEKSELNSNRLIWKEDVNSVEELLKRVGRHQWQVEGLIKEYNSTFGEKQKIRKLITSEEEVTEKCNKDFVVSIMKSMINSNAVFCIHSIIDWLIAMGIINEEYNKYRFNLPGKFGGSNWSLTIPISLEELMNDIVCRKIKDIIKK
- a CDS encoding 4-alpha-glucanotransferase, producing MKNLIDLEIENYYSEEKWRTMGSEKRMGVLVPLFSIYSTRSMGSGDFEDLKLIVDWCERTSNKILQLMPLNDFHNSPYAPFSFFALDPVYIALDKLIGVPEDLVRDGIEEIKRNFPTGRGYIDYEVKHAKINLLYKVYKQMNLMELECNDFKKFIEENKYWIEYYCLYTTLKFDYCQETWEDWDECFRDKDEERIKQFSNEHSDRIMFFKWIQWQLYEQLKAVKLYANSKNVLVMGDMFFIVGRDSADVWNLRKYFRIDLVPGLPPEPMCPKGQRWGNQSMYNWKNIIDDDYELIKQRFKYNENFYDIVRLDTAASVFRMWCVKREASQEDEGLNGFFYPEDSSVWEEQGETLLEVIQQSTRMLICAENLAPLCGEYTPIIRKLGIPPICFHRWEKDWDITHNFILPQDYNPLTVLTLSNHDTSNFADWWENEAGRIDTSRFSQLCQYYNLDYDEMKIQLFDSELSNDNKLRWKSSIDSMEGLLSKLHKNKDEVAELVNDYSNYSFEKEKLWNIMNLSGTMRESCDKEIMKAIMKTLKDSNAVWSISSIIDYLCLLGIIEKDYNRYRFNTPGTVSGKNWTMTLPINIERLFQKDLCDEIKRVMEG
- a CDS encoding D-sedoheptulose-7-phosphate isomerase, whose product is MNFVDNIDKYFEELMQVIDVMDREQINNVMNKLVEVNDRGGSIYIFGNGGSAATASHFVVDFNKGVSEKLSKKFKFICLNDNIPSLTAISNDIAYNEVFKFQLQNYLTEKDMVIGISGSGNSENVVQAIQYANDKGAATIALVGYNGGKLKKCAQNYIHVPIDDMQKVEDIHMVLDHMMMTILKEYLLERYGVIEELAL